In Brachypodium distachyon strain Bd21 chromosome 2, Brachypodium_distachyon_v3.0, whole genome shotgun sequence, one genomic interval encodes:
- the LOC104582979 gene encoding uncharacterized protein LOC104582979, with the protein MASTEKTTTLSLKLLVDSKAQRVLYAEAGKDVVDFLFSLLTLPVGTVVKLLTADSMVGCVGNLYGSVDKLDTIYICRKDAKKSLLTPAAGRHQPGADKLLQLPAAEAGHFFSCGCGIYFNCCYNVTKSFSALAGNVL; encoded by the exons aTGGCTTCGACAGAGAAAACCACCACGCTGAGCCTGAAGCTGCTGGTGGACAGCAAGGCGCAGCGCGTGCTGTATGCGGAGGCCGGCAAGGACGTGGTGGacttcctcttctccctcctcacCCTCCCCGTCGGCACCGTCGTCAAGCTCCTCACGGCAGACTCCATGGTCGGCTGCGTCGGCAACCTCTACGGCAGCGTCGACAAGCTCGACACCATCTACATCTGCCGCAAAGACGCCAAGAAATCCCTGCTCACGCCTGCCGCTGGTCGCCATCAGCCGGGGGCCGATAAGCTGCTGCAGCTACCCGCTGCTGAGGCCGGACATTTCTTCAGCTGTGGTTGTGGTATCTACTTTAACTGCTGCTACAATGTAACCAAG TCTTTCTCTGCACTTGCTGGTAACGTGCTATGA
- the LOC106866128 gene encoding uncharacterized protein LOC106866128 — translation MAAEQSQQWRRVFQREVVMALNACRSAPVHVNNASEALQSPSEVLQPRIAQGAAAFTFTRLLRAVESMTRASQYLSQALANMGAADLLARRGCGPVPAEPVANTQRLHDEWLALVRLQGAREHGQDALRVLDNCRGRLCPVDHRLHARRRRPPPWCSAPCPVPGTLPRSPDPQHRRASRTRVFEHIEHDGACFLRRRARRPHPVHCTAFLVP, via the exons ATGGCTGCGGAGCAGAGCCAGCAATGGAGGAGGGTGTTCCAGCGTGAGGTGGTGATGGCGCTGAACGCCTGCCGCTCCGCCCCGGTGCATGTCAACAACGCGTCCGAGGCTCTCCAGTCGCCGTCGGAGGTGCTCCAGCCCCGCATCGCCCAAGGCGCGGCGGCCTTCACCTTCACCCGGCTGCTACGGGCGGTGGAGAGCATGACCAGGGCATCCCAGTACTTATCGCAAGCCCTGGCCAACATGGGGGCCGCCGACCTCCTGGCGCGGCGCGGCTGCGGGCCGGTCCCGGCGGAGCCGGTGGCCAACACGCAGCGGCTCCACGACGAGTGGCTCGCCCTCGTCAGGCTCCAGGGCGCCAGGGAGCACGGCCAGGACGCGCTCCGCGTGCTCGACAACTGCAGAGGCCGCCTGTGCCCTGTGGACCATCGCCTACAtgctcggcgtcggcggcctcctccctggTGCTCCGCGCCCTGCCCCGTTCCCGGGACGCTACCTCGAAGCCCTGATCCGCAACATCGCCGCGCATCTCGGACCCGTGTATTTGAGCACATTGAACATGACGGCGCTTGCTTCCTTCGCCGCCGAGCCCGTCGCCCGCATCCAG TTCATTGTACTGCTTTCTTGGTCCCGTAG